The Proteus vulgaris genome has a segment encoding these proteins:
- a CDS encoding Protein of uncharacterised function, DUF486, whose protein sequence is MTFAWYGHLKYGNKPLIIVIFLSWLIAFVEYCFAVPANRIGHHYYSAAELKTIQEVITLTIFAIFSVTYLGENFTLNHFIGFLLIGAGALFIFKGPF, encoded by the coding sequence ATGACGTTCGCTTGGTATGGCCATTTAAAATACGGCAATAAACCGCTTATTATCGTCATTTTTTTAAGCTGGTTGATTGCATTTGTTGAATATTGTTTTGCTGTGCCTGCAAATAGAATTGGTCATCATTACTACAGTGCAGCAGAATTAAAGACCATACAAGAAGTGATAACATTAACAATTTTCGCTATTTTTTCTGTTACTTATTTAGGTGAAAACTTCACATTAAATCACTTTATTGGTTTCCTTTTAATTGGTGCTGGTGCCTTATTTATTTTTAAAGGTCCCTTTTAA
- a CDS encoding Flagellin N-methylase produces MHCGACCAYFRVSFYWAEMVSGGGVVPDELTEPLTPFLSCMKGTNSKKPRCDKLLGEVGECVSCSIYEQRPSPCREFEQSWVNGVPNEACDRARAAYGLPPLTHTTLPHTA; encoded by the coding sequence ATGCACTGTGGTGCATGTTGCGCCTATTTTAGAGTTTCGTTCTATTGGGCTGAAATGGTGAGTGGAGGTGGTGTGGTTCCAGATGAGTTAACAGAACCATTAACTCCTTTTCTCTCTTGTATGAAAGGAACTAATTCTAAAAAACCACGTTGTGATAAGCTTCTTGGTGAGGTTGGTGAGTGTGTAAGCTGTTCTATCTATGAACAACGCCCTTCTCCTTGCCGTGAGTTTGAACAATCTTGGGTAAATGGTGTTCCTAATGAGGCTTGTGATCGCGCTCGCGCAGCTTATGGTTTACCTCCACTAACTCACACTACTTTGCCTCACACCGCGTAA
- the ycaD_1 gene encoding MFS family transporter gives MKQNTTLVRKGDSTLVPVAGLTVFAIASGYLMSLIPLSMDSFGMDTLYASWLASIYFIGLLIGSVMIEPIIARIGHRLSFVVFLLLLAVTVGILPVMPYLSAWMVSRFIGGMAVAGIFVVVESWLLIGDNPKERAKRLGFYMTSLYGGTTLGQLAIGAIGTQGAIPFMAVLALLLIAVLPPLFFKQGQPQGHDHKSLSLKQMRRLNKAALVGCMVSGVVMGSIYGMMPLALNQGQFTTDQIGVLMAAIILGGMVVQPIISKLSVVISKTLLLAMMCLVGVFAMGLTYLSNDYMVLIVALALLGMSSFALYPIAITLACDHVNASYIVAITQVMLLSYSIGSAIGPLGAGIFMAQANNGIMNFFFVVLLVTAIYMLFASLRRKSHIVLN, from the coding sequence GTGAAACAGAACACTACTTTGGTACGCAAAGGCGACAGTACATTAGTACCTGTGGCTGGGTTAACGGTATTTGCTATCGCGTCAGGCTATTTAATGAGTTTAATTCCACTGTCTATGGACAGCTTTGGAATGGATACGCTCTATGCTAGCTGGTTAGCAAGTATTTATTTTATCGGATTATTAATAGGTTCAGTGATGATAGAGCCTATTATTGCAAGAATAGGGCATCGTCTTTCTTTCGTCGTGTTTTTATTATTACTGGCAGTGACTGTTGGCATATTACCTGTAATGCCTTATTTATCAGCATGGATGGTCTCTCGTTTTATTGGTGGTATGGCGGTCGCGGGTATTTTTGTTGTGGTCGAATCATGGCTGTTAATTGGCGATAATCCTAAAGAGCGGGCTAAACGTTTAGGCTTTTATATGACCTCGCTGTATGGCGGCACAACATTAGGACAGTTGGCGATTGGTGCAATTGGCACACAAGGTGCTATTCCGTTTATGGCGGTATTGGCCTTGTTATTAATTGCGGTATTACCGCCTCTGTTTTTTAAACAAGGGCAACCCCAAGGGCATGACCATAAAAGTTTGTCACTTAAACAAATGCGTCGTTTAAATAAAGCCGCTTTGGTGGGCTGTATGGTATCTGGCGTGGTGATGGGCAGTATTTATGGAATGATGCCACTAGCCTTAAATCAAGGTCAATTTACCACAGACCAAATAGGTGTGTTGATGGCGGCTATTATTTTAGGTGGAATGGTGGTTCAGCCTATTATTAGCAAGTTGTCTGTGGTAATTAGTAAAACGCTGTTATTAGCGATGATGTGTTTAGTGGGTGTGTTTGCCATGGGACTGACTTATCTCTCTAACGATTATATGGTGCTTATTGTTGCACTGGCGTTATTGGGGATGTCTTCTTTTGCACTTTATCCTATCGCTATTACTTTGGCATGTGATCATGTTAATGCGAGCTATATTGTCGCCATTACACAAGTCATGCTATTAAGTTATAGCATTGGCTCTGCCATTGGGCCTTTAGGTGCGGGTATTTTTATGGCACAGGCCAATAATGGCATTATGAATTTCTTCTTTGTTGTGTTACTGGTGACGGCGATTTATATGCTTTTTGCCAGTTTACGACGTAAAAGCCATATTGTGTTGAACTAA
- the besA gene encoding Ferri-bacillibactin esterase BesA, whose amino-acid sequence MRIRMLCGMIMLSAVAQARPNQEVPKIEPQAQSYYQITQKEVAYEGKQYRLFLAVPKNTTKTTLIYGVDGNAQFPLMVNVAIKQKNSPLPAIISVGYVGDKAYFITERTHDYTPSVKGEAFSRGGNAENFYQFILTQVRPYALEQLAKENISVTQQSLFGHSFGGVFTLYVLFNHPETFQRYIVASPSLWWGKGEWVRKEQWQAIPDDISIAITLGEKEENPDLSQLSEEQQKNYQERSSWLTQRQLCQYLTDEGKQCDFYLFAGKGHGGSIPDAINVALEIR is encoded by the coding sequence ATGCGAATACGAATGTTATGCGGAATGATTATGTTATCTGCGGTGGCTCAAGCCAGACCTAACCAAGAAGTACCTAAAATTGAACCTCAAGCACAATCTTATTATCAAATCACACAAAAAGAAGTCGCTTATGAAGGCAAACAATATCGCCTCTTTCTTGCTGTACCCAAAAATACAACAAAGACGACATTAATTTATGGTGTTGATGGTAATGCGCAATTTCCATTGATGGTTAATGTAGCCATAAAACAAAAAAATAGTCCATTACCAGCGATTATTAGCGTGGGGTATGTGGGAGATAAAGCCTATTTTATTACAGAAAGAACGCATGATTATACGCCTAGTGTAAAAGGTGAGGCATTTAGCCGAGGTGGAAATGCAGAAAATTTTTATCAGTTTATCCTAACGCAAGTCAGGCCTTATGCGCTTGAACAACTCGCGAAAGAGAATATATCAGTTACCCAGCAATCTCTCTTTGGGCACTCCTTTGGTGGTGTATTTACCCTCTATGTTCTATTTAATCATCCAGAAACTTTCCAGCGTTATATTGTAGCAAGTCCTTCTTTATGGTGGGGAAAAGGTGAGTGGGTGAGAAAAGAGCAATGGCAGGCTATTCCTGATGACATTTCCATTGCAATAACGCTAGGTGAAAAAGAAGAAAATCCAGATTTAAGCCAATTAAGTGAAGAGCAACAAAAAAATTATCAAGAGCGTAGTAGTTGGTTAACGCAACGTCAGTTATGCCAATATTTAACAGATGAGGGAAAACAGTGCGATTTTTATCTCTTTGCAGGTAAAGGCCACGGTGGTTCTATTCCTGATGCTATTAATGTTGCTTTAGAAATAAGATGA
- the ireA_1 gene encoding putative iron-regulated outer membrane virulence protein, with amino-acid sequence MRLDDHEYYGNHWSPRAYAVYHLTDEFTLKGGVAKAFKAPSLREISPEYGTSTEKGRAIMYGNRDLKPETSVSQEIGIGYDNGDGVTASVTFFNTDFKDKLTNFDTGEIDPITSLKLYQYDNVGKANIKGIETAVGFPITESWHVNANYTYIDSERKSDDEKLASGESLKGYPLDMTPKHSANARVDWQFDEATSFYANTAYTGKQIWAAQRNSHSGARYRSGYTTFDLGMTYNFNKNTMFNFAVLNITDETGPAVNDKGGNWVVDEGRRYWANIKYSF; translated from the coding sequence GTGCGTCTTGATGATCACGAATATTACGGTAATCACTGGAGTCCAAGAGCCTATGCCGTTTATCATTTAACGGATGAATTCACCTTAAAAGGGGGCGTGGCGAAAGCTTTTAAAGCGCCAAGCCTGCGTGAAATCAGTCCTGAATACGGCACGTCAACAGAAAAAGGTCGTGCGATTATGTATGGTAATCGTGACTTAAAACCGGAAACATCAGTCAGCCAAGAAATTGGTATTGGTTATGATAATGGGGATGGTGTGACTGCAAGTGTGACTTTCTTTAATACCGATTTTAAAGATAAGTTAACCAATTTCGACACTGGTGAAATAGATCCAATTACAAGTTTAAAACTCTATCAATACGATAATGTCGGTAAAGCCAATATCAAAGGGATTGAAACGGCAGTTGGTTTCCCAATTACGGAAAGCTGGCATGTCAATGCTAACTACACTTATATTGATTCAGAACGTAAAAGTGATGATGAAAAGTTAGCTTCTGGTGAGTCATTAAAAGGCTACCCGCTTGATATGACACCAAAGCACAGTGCGAATGCGCGTGTGGATTGGCAGTTTGATGAAGCGACCAGTTTTTATGCCAATACGGCTTATACGGGCAAACAAATTTGGGCAGCACAACGAAATAGCCATTCAGGGGCGCGTTATCGTAGTGGCTACACAACCTTTGATTTAGGGATGACCTACAACTTTAATAAAAATACCATGTTTAACTTTGCGGTATTAAATATTACAGATGAAACAGGTCCTGCTGTGAATGATAAAGGCGGTAACTGGGTAGTTGATGAGGGACGTCGTTATTGGGCGAACATTAAATATAGTTTCTAA
- the ireA_2 gene encoding putative iron-regulated outer membrane virulence protein — protein MNFKMGILTACILSASYPLYAQENTEEKLVVSASGFAQQITDAPASITVISKEQLAKKPVHDLADAVKGVEGVSINGNANKQEITMRGLPGEYTLILVDGRRQNSRESRPNGSGGYEGGFIPPADAIERIEVIRGPMSSLYGSDAMGGVINIITKPVTKEWHGSVALGGTLQHNRDAGDSIDGDFYLSGPLIEDKLGLQLYGSSYLRAEDKITYGQGRNDNKNITAKLAFTPTDNQTILLEAGRNTLQRTTTPGKSMSEFTNRGGRLDKNKMLETNNDRNHWALTYKNQFDILHSELSVYQEQTKRIQKTEAVDKATGNSYKYYEARRPEITNTVFDAKFTAFLPSNVMTFGGQYQYSRLKDESSLGGKEIKQSTNYG, from the coding sequence ATGAACTTTAAAATGGGTATTTTAACTGCCTGTATTTTATCTGCCTCTTACCCGCTGTATGCACAAGAAAACACAGAAGAAAAACTTGTTGTATCAGCGTCAGGGTTTGCTCAACAAATTACAGATGCACCAGCAAGTATTACCGTGATCAGCAAAGAACAACTTGCAAAGAAACCAGTTCATGATTTAGCGGATGCTGTAAAAGGTGTTGAAGGTGTTAGCATTAATGGTAATGCCAATAAACAAGAAATTACGATGCGTGGTTTGCCGGGTGAATACACGCTTATTTTAGTTGATGGTCGTCGTCAAAATAGTCGTGAGTCACGCCCGAATGGGAGTGGTGGTTATGAAGGTGGTTTTATTCCACCTGCAGATGCAATTGAACGTATAGAAGTTATCCGCGGGCCAATGTCATCACTATATGGCTCTGATGCAATGGGTGGTGTTATCAATATCATTACTAAACCAGTAACAAAAGAGTGGCATGGCTCTGTTGCACTTGGCGGTACGTTGCAACATAACCGTGACGCTGGCGATTCTATTGATGGTGATTTTTATCTTTCAGGGCCTTTAATTGAAGATAAATTAGGCTTACAACTTTACGGCAGTAGCTACTTACGTGCAGAAGATAAAATCACTTATGGTCAAGGTCGTAATGACAATAAAAACATTACGGCGAAATTGGCATTTACACCAACAGATAATCAAACCATTTTATTAGAAGCGGGTCGTAATACGTTACAGCGTACAACGACACCAGGTAAATCAATGAGTGAGTTTACCAATCGTGGTGGGCGCCTTGATAAAAATAAAATGCTAGAAACTAATAATGATCGTAATCATTGGGCATTAACTTATAAAAATCAATTTGATATTCTGCATTCTGAATTAAGTGTCTACCAAGAACAAACTAAGCGTATTCAAAAAACAGAAGCGGTTGATAAGGCAACAGGGAATAGCTATAAATATTACGAAGCTCGCCGTCCTGAAATTACCAATACTGTTTTTGATGCAAAATTTACCGCTTTTTTACCTTCAAATGTGATGACTTTTGGGGGGCAATATCAATATTCACGTTTAAAAGATGAATCGTCTCTTGGTGGAAAAGAAATAAAACAATCGACAAATTACGGCTGA
- the sglT_1 gene encoding sodium/glucose cotransporter has translation MVLWVANLYYWGFNQYIIQRALAAKSINEAQKGLVFAAFLKLIVPILVVVPGIAAFVITTNPDLMAGLGAMAPQHIPTLAQADKAYPWLTQFLPVGAKGVVFAALAAAIVSSLASMLNSIATIFTMDIYKEYVGPKASETRLVNVGRISAVVAPDYRLLYCAIIRWYRSGIPIYSRIYWISKPRYFSGIPIRLILEKNKRKRCNYWCGLIYTVCFIPKINAIGYAFP, from the coding sequence GTGGTTTTATGGGTTGCTAACCTCTATTACTGGGGTTTTAATCAATATATTATTCAGCGTGCTTTAGCTGCTAAATCTATCAATGAAGCACAGAAAGGGCTAGTGTTTGCTGCATTCTTAAAATTAATTGTCCCTATTCTGGTGGTTGTTCCAGGGATTGCAGCATTTGTAATTACCACTAATCCAGACTTAATGGCCGGGTTAGGTGCTATGGCGCCACAGCATATTCCAACGCTGGCACAAGCTGACAAAGCCTATCCTTGGTTAACACAGTTCTTGCCAGTAGGAGCAAAAGGTGTTGTTTTTGCAGCACTTGCAGCTGCAATAGTTTCATCTTTGGCGTCTATGCTTAACTCTATCGCGACTATTTTCACGATGGATATTTATAAAGAATATGTTGGGCCAAAAGCTTCTGAAACACGTTTAGTGAATGTGGGACGTATTAGTGCGGTTGTTGCCCCTGATTATCGCTTGCTTTATTGCGCCATTATTAGGTGGTATCGATCAGGCATTCCAATATATTCAAGAATATACTGGATTAGTAAGCCCAGGTATTTTAGCGGTATTCCTATTAGGCTTATTCTGGAAAAAAACAAACGCAAAAGGTGCAATTATTGGTGTGGTCTTATCTATACCGTTTGCTTTATTCCTAAAATTAATGCCATTGGGTATGCCTTTCCTTGA
- the sglT_2 gene encoding sodium/glucose cotransporter, whose protein sequence is MFWLALFIFVNLTSVLYLGSLALETILGVPMMYAIVGLALFAVIYSLYGGLSAVAWTDVVQVFFLILGGLFTTVLAVSYIGGDGGIMEGLNKMTQAAPDHFKMILEKDNPQFMNLPGIAVLIGGFMGC, encoded by the coding sequence GTGTTCTGGCTCGCATTATTTATCTTTGTTAACTTAACATCTGTGCTGTATTTAGGTTCATTAGCATTAGAAACCATTTTAGGTGTACCAATGATGTACGCCATTGTTGGTTTAGCGTTATTTGCCGTTATCTATTCGCTTTATGGTGGGCTTTCTGCTGTTGCGTGGACAGACGTGGTGCAAGTCTTCTTCCTTATTCTCGGTGGTTTATTTACCACAGTATTAGCCGTCAGCTATATCGGTGGCGATGGTGGGATTATGGAAGGCTTAAACAAAATGACGCAAGCTGCACCCGATCACTTTAAAATGATCTTAGAAAAAGATAATCCGCAATTTATGAACTTACCAGGTATCGCTGTGCTAATTGGTGGTTTTATGGGTTGCTAA
- the sglT_3 gene encoding sodium/glucose cotransporter — MHTEGVGLSTIDYAIFALYVVIIISLGLWVSRSKDGEKKGTKDYFLAGKTLPWWAIGSSLIAANISAEQFIGMSGSGFSIGLAIASYEWMAALTLIIVAKYFLPVFIEKGIYTIPEFVENRF; from the coding sequence ATGCATACAGAAGGTGTTGGATTAAGCACAATAGACTATGCAATTTTTGCCCTCTATGTCGTCATCATTATTAGTCTAGGATTATGGGTTTCTCGTTCAAAGGATGGTGAGAAAAAAGGAACAAAGGACTATTTCTTAGCAGGTAAAACTCTTCCTTGGTGGGCAATTGGTTCTTCGCTTATTGCCGCTAATATTTCAGCTGAACAGTTTATTGGTATGTCTGGCTCTGGTTTCTCCATTGGCCTTGCTATCGCCTCTTATGAGTGGATGGCCGCGCTGACATTAATAATTGTTGCTAAATATTTCTTACCAGTCTTTATCGAAAAAGGTATTTATACCATCCCTGAGTTTGTTGAGAATCGTTTTTAG
- the galR_1 gene encoding galactose operon repressor (LacI-family transcriptional regulator) yields the protein MKMRSQYLKKISVIGFDDVLIARYIHPRLTTVRYPVQMMAEQAATLAIRLSKGEVLEQKQRIFSPTLVQRNSVFNLSHLS from the coding sequence ATGAAAATGAGATCCCAGTACCTGAAAAAAATCTCAGTGATTGGATTTGATGACGTATTAATTGCGCGTTATATTCATCCTCGTTTAACAACTGTGCGTTATCCAGTACAAATGATGGCAGAGCAAGCCGCAACACTGGCTATCAGACTGTCTAAAGGTGAAGTTCTCGAACAAAAACAACGTATTTTTTCGCCTACTTTAGTTCAACGTAATTCGGTTTTTAATCTTAGTCACCTCTCTTAA
- the galR_2 gene encoding galactose operon repressor (LacI-family transcriptional regulator), with translation MATIKDVAKEAGVSVATVSRVINNSPKASKASIETVNVAMQKLGYRPNAAARALVSQSTQTLGVLVHDVSDPFFGTLVKAVDNVARQAGKHILVCNGYHDAQDERQSIELLINSRCDGLVIHSKALSDEELLAYAHEVKSMVLINRFIPEIAERCVALDNYKGAWMATEHLIRQGHTKIAYISSTHHIEDTTQRLAGYKAALEANNIILPESYIEHGEPEGEGGEKAMMHLLTKSIDFTAVVTYNDFMAAGALSVLDENEIPVPEKNLSDWI, from the coding sequence ATGGCGACTATCAAAGATGTAGCAAAAGAAGCGGGGGTTTCTGTTGCTACGGTATCACGAGTCATTAATAACTCGCCGAAAGCAAGTAAGGCATCAATAGAGACGGTAAATGTTGCAATGCAAAAGCTAGGTTATCGACCTAATGCTGCGGCTAGAGCATTGGTTAGCCAAAGCACACAAACTTTAGGTGTCTTAGTCCATGATGTTTCTGATCCTTTTTTTGGTACATTGGTGAAAGCAGTTGATAATGTGGCTAGACAAGCGGGAAAACATATTTTGGTGTGTAATGGCTATCATGATGCACAAGACGAACGCCAATCTATCGAGTTATTAATTAATAGTCGCTGTGATGGTTTAGTGATCCACTCTAAAGCACTCTCGGATGAAGAACTGCTTGCTTATGCTCATGAAGTCAAAAGTATGGTGTTAATTAATCGCTTTATTCCGGAGATTGCGGAACGTTGTGTTGCTTTAGATAATTACAAAGGGGCATGGATGGCGACAGAGCACCTTATTCGCCAAGGGCATACCAAAATTGCTTACATCTCTTCTACTCATCATATTGAGGATACCACCCAACGCCTTGCAGGTTATAAGGCAGCTCTTGAAGCGAATAACATAATATTACCTGAAAGTTATATTGAGCATGGTGAACCAGAAGGGGAAGGTGGAGAGAAAGCAATGATGCACTTATTAACCAAATCTATTGATTTTACCGCTGTTGTTACTTACAACGATTTTATGGCAGCGGGTGCTTTGTCTGTTCTCGATGAAAATGAGATCCCAGTACCTGAAAAAAATCTCAGTGATTGGATTTGA
- the galM gene encoding aldose 1-epimerase translates to MAINELRFLEPEQMTAQPASDGKPAQVVVLKNRFGMSISLMDIGATWLTCIVPVNGYRRDVLLGSADMNAHKQQTAYLGATVGRFANRIAGAKFVLEGLEYQISANEGKNTLHGGKQNFSHRRWEITAQSSQSVTFSLISKDGDQGFPGTLKVSVTYTLTDNNEVCIDYQAISDKTTPLSLTNHAYFNLAGEHTERTALEHDLKICATHYLKNGEGNIPTGEFASVIGTGFDFRKLKRIGLDFMVDECQKVAKGYDHAFILDKKTIDDKAPVVTVIAPEGELKMDVFTTLPSVQFYTGNFLVGTRGKSRRYGNYSGLALETQYFPDGPNHPEWHENRGILSANTPWNSQTIYKFYS, encoded by the coding sequence ATGGCGATTAATGAGCTCCGCTTTCTCGAGCCAGAACAAATGACAGCACAACCCGCATCAGACGGAAAGCCTGCACAAGTAGTTGTGCTTAAAAATCGGTTTGGTATGTCGATTTCTTTAATGGATATTGGTGCGACTTGGTTAACTTGCATTGTACCGGTTAATGGATATCGTCGAGATGTGCTGTTAGGCTCGGCAGATATGAATGCCCATAAACAGCAAACTGCCTATTTAGGTGCTACTGTAGGGCGCTTTGCTAATCGTATTGCTGGTGCAAAATTTGTATTAGAAGGGCTGGAATATCAAATCAGTGCTAATGAAGGTAAAAATACCTTACATGGTGGTAAACAAAACTTTAGTCATCGTCGCTGGGAGATCACGGCACAATCGTCTCAATCGGTGACATTTTCATTGATCTCAAAGGATGGTGACCAAGGTTTTCCCGGTACACTTAAGGTCAGCGTGACTTATACACTCACCGATAATAATGAAGTGTGTATTGATTATCAGGCAATAAGCGATAAAACCACGCCACTCAGTTTAACTAATCATGCCTATTTTAACCTTGCAGGTGAACATACTGAACGCACAGCACTTGAGCACGACTTGAAAATTTGTGCGACTCATTATTTAAAAAATGGTGAAGGCAATATTCCTACGGGGGAGTTTGCGAGTGTGATAGGAACAGGGTTTGATTTTCGTAAATTAAAACGTATCGGCCTTGATTTTATGGTTGATGAGTGCCAAAAAGTGGCGAAGGGTTATGATCATGCGTTTATTTTAGATAAAAAAACTATTGACGATAAAGCACCGGTTGTAACAGTCATCGCACCTGAGGGTGAACTTAAAATGGATGTGTTTACTACACTACCTTCTGTTCAATTCTATACAGGTAACTTTTTAGTGGGTACAAGAGGAAAAAGTCGTCGTTATGGTAATTATTCAGGGCTAGCGTTAGAAACACAATACTTTCCTGATGGGCCTAATCATCCTGAATGGCATGAAAATCGAGGCATTCTATCTGCAAATACACCCTGGAATAGCCAAACTATCTATAAGTTTTACTCCTAG
- the galK gene encoding galactokinase has protein sequence MQALINNVTRSFTSIFGYAPTHFIQAPGRVNLIGEHTDYNDGFVLPCAINYQMIVAAAKREDNIIRVIAVDYQNEVDEFSLDNTIEFLPNKMWANYVRGVIYFLQKDNYSFHGMDIAISGNVPQGAGLSSSAALEVAIGQTIKALYQLPISQKEIALNGQKAENQFVGCNCGIMDQLISACGEENHALLIDCRSLDTFAVTMPENMVVMIINSNKKRGLVDSEYNTRRQQCEEAAKILNIKALRDATLDDLLAKKTLMSEVVYRRARHVITENNRTQEAAEALRKGDLTTLSQLMMQSHHSMRDDFEITVKEIDSLVEIVKSTIGDRGGVRMTGGGFGGCVVALVTPDLVDKVVDSVKTQYEAKTGLKETIYVCSASQGAGYSEAK, from the coding sequence ATGCAGGCACTTATTAATAATGTGACTCGTTCATTCACATCTATTTTTGGTTACGCGCCGACACATTTTATTCAAGCGCCAGGAAGAGTAAATCTTATTGGTGAACACACTGATTATAATGATGGATTTGTTTTACCTTGTGCGATTAATTATCAAATGATCGTTGCAGCAGCAAAACGGGAAGATAATATTATTCGTGTGATTGCAGTTGATTACCAAAATGAAGTTGATGAATTTAGTCTTGATAACACGATTGAGTTTTTACCTAATAAAATGTGGGCAAATTACGTTCGTGGTGTTATCTATTTTCTACAAAAAGATAATTATTCTTTCCATGGTATGGATATCGCAATATCGGGTAATGTCCCTCAAGGTGCAGGGTTAAGTTCCTCAGCTGCCTTAGAAGTGGCTATCGGTCAAACGATTAAAGCACTCTATCAATTGCCTATTAGTCAAAAAGAGATTGCGTTAAACGGTCAAAAAGCTGAAAACCAATTTGTTGGTTGTAACTGTGGCATTATGGATCAACTGATTTCTGCTTGTGGTGAAGAAAATCATGCTTTATTAATTGATTGCCGTTCTTTAGATACGTTCGCCGTGACAATGCCTGAAAATATGGTTGTGATGATAATCAACTCTAATAAAAAACGCGGGTTAGTGGACAGTGAATACAATACCCGTCGTCAGCAATGCGAAGAAGCGGCAAAAATTTTAAATATCAAAGCATTAAGAGATGCTACATTAGATGATCTGCTGGCTAAAAAAACATTAATGAGTGAGGTGGTTTATCGTCGAGCTCGCCATGTTATCACTGAAAATAATCGCACACAGGAGGCTGCGGAGGCATTGCGCAAGGGGGATTTAACCACATTAAGCCAATTAATGATGCAATCACATCATTCAATGCGTGATGATTTTGAAATTACTGTCAAAGAGATTGATTCATTGGTTGAAATCGTAAAATCAACGATTGGTGATCGTGGTGGTGTAAGAATGACGGGTGGTGGATTTGGCGGTTGTGTCGTAGCATTAGTGACACCTGATTTAGTTGATAAAGTTGTTGATTCGGTGAAGACACAATATGAAGCCAAAACAGGGTTGAAAGAAACTATCTATGTCTGCTCTGCAAGCCAAGGAGCGGGCTATTCGGAGGCAAAATAA